A portion of the Girardinichthys multiradiatus isolate DD_20200921_A chromosome 23, DD_fGirMul_XY1, whole genome shotgun sequence genome contains these proteins:
- the nkx2.5 gene encoding homeobox protein Nkx-2.5, with translation MFPSPSTSTPFSVKDILNLEQNPDVMVSSLDVSPRMDCSTSSSCMLARLKQESLRDMSTAASTASLFHQDIQDSNKVGRGNCASTFYGKSLMGMEMETGAKSDAFEGKRRKEDFCAPVGPLGDTKSEDMQRPKPRRRRKPRVLFSQAQVYELERRFKQQRYLSAPERDHLAGVLKLTPTQVKIWFQNRRYKCKRQRQDQSLEMVSLPPPRRVSVPVLVRDGKPCLAGEAAAYNPSYSVGHINHFAYNNYPSFSNYTGPGCNTNYACNYPAGTMQTVQGSSSNGNYVNFGVGDLNNVQNTFSPSNGVSSLHGIRTW, from the exons ATGTTTCCCAGCCCCAGCACGTCCACACCCTTCTCTGTCAAGGATATATTAAACTTGGAGCAGAATCCCGACGTGATGGTATCTTCTCTGGACGTTTCCCCACGCATGGAttgctccacctcctcctcctgcatgCTGGCCCGCCTGAAGCAGGAGTCTCTCCGTGACATGTCCACCGCCGCCTCCACCGCCTCTCTGTTTCACCAGGACATCCAGGACTCCAATAAGGTCGGCAGAGGCAACTGTGCGTCTACCTTTTATGGCAAATCGCTCATGGGAATGGAAATGGAAACGGGTGCAAAATCAGATGCGTTTGAGGGAAAACGAAGAAAAG AAGATTTCTGCGCTCCTGTCGGGCCTCTGGGAGACACAAAGTCCGAGGACATGCAGCGGCCCAAGCCTCGGAGGCGCAGGAAGCCGCGGGTCCTCTTCTCCCAGGCGCAGGTGTACGAGCTGGAGCGTCGGTTCAAGCAGCAGAGGTATCTGTCCGCCCCGGAGCGAGACCACCTGGCCGGGGTGCTCAAACTTACCCCGACACAAGTGAAGATCTGGTTCCAGAACAGGAGGTACAAGTGCAAGCGGCAGAGGCAGGACCAGAGCCTGGAGATGGTGTCCCTGCCGCCGCCCAGAAGGGTGTCAGTGCCGGTGCTGGTGCGGGATGGGAAGCCCTGCCTTGCTGGAGAGGCGGCCGCCTACAACCCTTCCTACAGCGTGGGCCACATCAACCACTTCGCTTATAACAACTACCCATCCTTCAGCAACTACACCGGCCCCGGATGCAACACAAACTATGCGTGCAATTACCCTGCAGGCACCATGCAGACTGTACAGGGGTCGTCCAGCAATGGGAATTACGTGAACTTTGGGGTGGGGGACTTGAATAATGTCCAGAACACATTTTCTCCCAGTAACGGAGTGTCCTCGCTGCACGGCATTAGAACATGGTAA